The nucleotide window AGtgtgattgttgttattgttgttattattcaaACTTAAACCATTCGCAGGCGACGCGCCGCCAACGGCACTCTTCGTGCGGAAATCCGCCAACGAATTGCGATTATTCACACCATTCGACAATTTGCCGCCCACGTGCGACTGCAACTCCAGTGACGACTCCAATTTCGGCAACTTATCGAGTTTCTCCTCGCTCGCTGACTGATTCTCCTTGTCGCTGTCGACATTCTGCTGCGTCGCAGCGAATTTCTTCGCACTGTTGCCGCTGCCACTACCGCCACCATTGCTAATGTGTATTTTGTCAGCCAGCGCATTGATGTCCTCATCCTTAATTTTCAATGAGCGCCGCGCGAATACCTTCATCAACTCGGGCGTCGCATCATCGCGATTGCCATTGGTGGACGCACACGCTTGCGTGGTGGCGCAGAAAGATTTCTTGCGCATCATGACCACACTTTCGCCACACGCCGCCTTCTCGCTCGTCTCCAATTTCTCCTCCGACTTGGCGAACGATTTGCGATAGACCTCCTCGGTGATTGATTTCTTGCGCTCATTGCGCAACTCTTCAATGCGCTTGTCGGTCTTCAATTTCTCCTCGCTCATGAAGAGGCGCTTACGTTCTTGCAGCGATAATTTTTTGCTGCTCAACGTTGCCGCCGCGTCGGCGGGCGCATCTGGCGATTTCATGCGCAGCAAAGCACTCTCATCCGCCTCAATTGGCggtgttgttggcgttgttggcgAGAGTGTTACAATCGATTGTTGTTTCTTTATGGGACTTCTAGGTGGCAACGCGCTTACAAGCACATGTATTTTTGTGGgcgatttattgttgttattgttgctagtTGGACTCATATCGAATATGGGTTTCTGCTTGTCGGCTTCTGTGGGTGACGCCTTCTCGACAATTTCGACACTCTCGTTACTCAAACGGCGCAAGCTGAGATCCTCCAAATTGGTGTTGCGCTCGTTGTTAGCCTCTTTggtcacttgttgttgttgctgttgcttttctTGGTGCACTTGCTgtgcttgtgtttgttgttgttgttgcgttggcGCTTGCACTTCACGCACATTCTTGGCCAGCACCACATTTGCGCTCTTCGCAATGCGCGCGGGATCCACGCGGTTTAACTGTATGCGCATGAACTCCGGCACGCCATCGTCATTCGGTGTGCTGCTGCCGCTTGTGGAGTCATGTAActgtagaaaaataattatattttagaattatttcaatttcaagttAAAAGTAAATCAAACTCACCTTCACCGCGCCGCCGCGTTCCTCACTACCATTTTGGCTCTGCGCTGGCGGACTGTCCAATAAGCTGGTGCTGCGGCGCGTAGTCTTAACGCATTGCGCTTGCTTGGACGCCTGCGCCTGCACCACCGGTGCCGGCGCCGACTTGCGCTCAACATCTTTGGCATTTGCTGCTAAAATATCCATAGAATTGCGTACATTGGCCACCGCCACATTCGACTTCAGCTTCGACTTCTCGCGCAATGGCACCGCAGCTGTGGTGGGTGTAAGCTTCAGTTCGTCCGTGGAAGTGGATGTATCAATGCTCGCATTCGAATCCCGCAAATGCAAGACTTTCGGACGCAGCGGCTGCTCGGCCTTCAGAACTTCCGCAGCGGTTGGCGGCACCACAGTGATCAGCGAGATGGGCGATGCTTTGGGCAACGCATTAATCTGCTCAACAGATTTGCGGTTGCTATTGGCGGCGCTCACAGTGACCACAACGGGTTTCTCCTCCAAACTGGTGGTGCTTGTCGGTTTGCGCAATACATTGATGAATGGTGATTTCACAAGCAATTCACCGTTGTTATTCGATTCGTCTGTGTTTGGCGTGATCGCGTTCGTTTTAGTTGGTGAACTCTTcaccgaaatatttttgatgaaattaTAATTGCTGCTTGTGGCATGCAGATTGCCGTTAGACTCGCTGCGTGTTGTGTTAACGCGTGTCACCTTTTCTTCCTGCGTCTCCACACTCACATCGGCATTATCCTTTACAACAGGTGTGTAGTCATTGTAGGGCACGCGCAAATTCAACGTCAAATCGGGCAGACTGGGCATGTTGTTGTGTACCGCAGTGGGCGTGGCATACGCCTCCTCTTGGTATGTACGAAAACTGCGCGATTTTTCGACAACTTTGCGTTGCTTCTGCTCTTGGCTGCTGCTGAAGACGTGCGTCTCATCGGCGGCGTCCAAAGAGTTGGTCGATTGTGCGTTACTACCGTAGCGCACCACCGAATCGTTGGAACGTGAGATTTTCTGCTGAAAAGCGCTAAGTCCCACTATTTTCGGTTTCTTCTCGTAGTGATGCTCCGACAATTTACTCACACTACTCAAAGAATTCACGCTGGACGCCTGCGAGGCGGTAATTTCGCGTATAATCGATGTGGATTGGAATATCTCTTGCTGTGAGCACTTGGAGAGTATGCTGCTTGTACTGCTGGCATGCGAGTCATGTGCCGTTGTGTTGGTTGCCGTGGTCAACTTGCGTTCCAGCGAACCGATGTCTTGCGGTAGATAGCGTTGACGTGATGCCGCGCCCGATTTCGGTTTTTGTGGCGAGCTCGCTGGAGTGGCTTCCTTTACGctgctgccgctgttgttgtataCTGTCAAATTATGTGTGTTGAGCATGGCATTCAAGCCGGTGCTGCCGACAGACATAATTTCACGTTTAATATCCTTACGTGTCTCTTCGATATTTTGTTCGTAACTCAAAGCGCTACGCGATTTATCCAATTTAGTCAAGCTGGGCTCGGGTGTCGCCTTCACGTCTAAGCATGAGGTGGAGACTTGCACTTTGGATTTAGCATCCGTTTCGCTTGGGTTCACATCCAATTTTTCCACGGCCGCCGGCGCGCAATTCttagtgttgctgttgttgttgggatTACTGTTGTTAGcgttactgttgttgctgttgttagtgTTACTATTGTTACTGTTAGTGTTATTACTGCGCGTAGCCGAACGCTTCGAATTGCGTTGGATGAGTCGTCGCAGGAAGCCACTATCTGCGTTCTCCATTTGTGAACTTGCAGCatccttctctctctccttctccTTCAACTTctctttttccttttctttgaGCTTCTCGCGTTCTTTTTCTCTCTTCAACTCCTGCTCACTGGGTGTGGGATCGGTAGACGATTCTTGTGGTGGCTCGAAGAGCGCTGTAGCTTTGGCTGTCAACGTGCGTAAACCAAATAGATTGGTGGCAGCCGAAATGGatccactgctgctgctgctgctagagGTGGTGACTGTTGTTGTGTTCGTGGTGTGTTTGCCACTTTCGGTAGTTTTCTCATGTTTTTCGATTTTCGTGCGTTTCACGTTTAGCATTTGCTCATTGCTGGTATTTGAAGATTTCGTTTTCGATTTCGAAGGTGATGCCACCTTTTTCGACTCTACAGCATGTTGTTCTAATACTTTTGTATTTACGCTGGGCGGTAGAGAGCGTGTTTTGGCTTTGATGTCGTGTTCTGCGAGAAAATTTCGAAAGACATTAGTTTCTGAATTGGAAGAAATATCCAATAAAGCTTACCCTTTATGTCCAGTAGTGGATTGTTAGCCAATCTCAGTGTATCCTCATTGGCTTCTGGTATTGAGGTCTGCAGAAAAGAATGGAGACAGTTTTAAAGAAGTGTTTAACAAGTAGGAGAGAGTTAAGCGCGGACTGTAACGAGCTTAAGATACTCTCACATCTCGAAGACACTGTTCTTATGTTCTAATTATCCCTAAAACCACTCACCTCCAGCGTACGTCGATGCAGACGACTCGGTCCCTTCTTCTTAGCCGGACGCAAAGCCATTTTATGCTTGGCAGCCGAATGTGAGAGCCTTTGACACTTTGCACCCAACAAATCCGGTTCATCTCGAGTCGTATCGCTTGCCAAACTGCCGCTCGACGAGTGACGATAAATCTCCGAAGACACCGAAGTGGTTGACACCGTCGAAGAACGTGTCACGCTGCGTCCACTCAACGTGGACGATGTGGCGGTCATCGAACGTTCCTGCACATATTCTTTGGTGCTAATTGTAGAATTATTTGCGGTGGAAGCGGTGAAGAGCTCATCGCCATCACCGCTATTCATGCTCAGCAAACTCAACGAGGACACTTCACTGTGATTGCCGCCCGTGGTGGCGCTGGAAGATGTAACTGTAGTTGTTGTGTGCTTGCTGCTGGCATGGTGCGTGCGTTGTGTGGTGCGTTCAACGCGCC belongs to Zeugodacus cucurbitae isolate PBARC_wt_2022May chromosome 6, idZeuCucr1.2, whole genome shotgun sequence and includes:
- the LOC105219588 gene encoding putative mediator of RNA polymerase II transcription subunit 26 isoform X2, giving the protein MYTTHTTTSSMYHHHHHQQHQQVGSSGGVLFQPPHSVRQSLGVAVLPSAINRSFYAERQKLRSIGDSSQELDSSGNDSGSANNTANDSANGGRTNGCASSEMSDSQRSLSEGRLVDSDYSHDPLSQSHDSVFSESASASLFSNRDYQAELSDVLRKRNRHRQDASEEDLGLPRSPASPQRRVERTTQRTHHASSKHTTTTVTSSSATTGGNHSEVSSLSLLSMNSGDGDELFTASTANNSTISTKEYVQERSMTATSSTLSGRSVTRSSTVSTTSVSSEIYRHSSSGSLASDTTRDEPDLLGAKCQRLSHSAAKHKMALRPAKKKGPSRLHRRTLETSIPEANEDTLRLANNPLLDIKEHDIKAKTRSLPPSVNTKVLEQHAVESKKVASPSKSKTKSSNTSNEQMLNVKRTKIEKHEKTTESGKHTTNTTTVTTSSSSSSSGSISAATNLFGLRTLTAKATALFEPPQESSTDPTPSEQELKREKEREKLKEKEKEKLKEKEREKDAASSQMENADSGFLRRLIQRNSKRSATRSNNTNSNNSNTNNSNNSNANNSNPNNNSNTKNCAPAAVEKLDVNPSETDAKSKVQVSTSCLDVKATPEPSLTKLDKSRSALSYEQNIEETRKDIKREIMSVGSTGLNAMLNTHNLTVYNNSGSSVKEATPASSPQKPKSGAASRQRYLPQDIGSLERKLTTATNTTAHDSHASSTSSILSKCSQQEIFQSTSIIREITASQASSVNSLSSVSKLSEHHYEKKPKIVGLSAFQQKISRSNDSVVRYGSNAQSTNSLDAADETHVFSSSQEQKQRKVVEKSRSFRTYQEEAYATPTAVHNNMPSLPDLTLNLRVPYNDYTPVVKDNADVSVETQEEKVTRVNTTRSESNGNLHATSSNYNFIKNISVKSSPTKTNAITPNTDESNNNGELLVKSPFINVLRKPTSTTSLEEKPVVVTVSAANSNRKSVEQINALPKASPISLITVVPPTAAEVLKAEQPLRPKVLHLRDSNASIDTSTSTDELKLTPTTAAVPLREKSKLKSNVAVANVRNSMDILAANAKDVERKSAPAPVVQAQASKQAQCVKTTRRSTSLLDSPPAQSQNGSEERGGAVKLHDSTSGSSTPNDDGVPEFMRIQLNRVDPARIAKSANVVLAKNVREVQAPTQQQQQTQAQQVHQEKQQQQQQVTKEANNERNTNLEDLSLRRLSNESVEIVEKASPTEADKQKPIFDMSPTSNNNNNKSPTKIHVLVSALPPRSPIKKQQSIVTLSPTTPTTPPIEADESALLRMKSPDAPADAAATLSSKKLSLQERKRLFMSEEKLKTDKRIEELRNERKKSITEEVYRKSFAKSEEKLETSEKAACGESVVMMRKKSFCATTQACASTNGNRDDATPELMKVFARRSLKIKDEDINALADKIHISNGGGSGSGNSAKKFAATQQNVDSDKENQSASEEKLDKLPKLESSLELQSHVGGKLSNGVNNRNSLADFRTKSAVGGASPANGLSLNNNNNNNNHTAANNSTTGVVNNTTANNSNNGISSDANKRSFLPPIKVAGFRAIPIERNNSVSKIYPTTACETLNNNNNNNNSNSNNLNNNNHNHLQQQNGKTHERQSLNIKALECNSSGSSSSMNSSSSSNTSALTKTIERSATVSEFKGIHQRRAEWEQRAKEALK
- the LOC105219588 gene encoding formin-J isoform X1; the protein is MSSSLMSCVRENSPPLDIVDGANCSSATGPMSLPDCHMSTMSTAKQQQLTSTPLSTPNINESSSSGGGGAGGGGDGTTQNTEPKRRRFHPLRNLRRIFRRRTITNVPDTPSSVSTTNTLPPPTSSTSEKNLRSATLSSISSAVSASSPSSPLTHQQLQDAYSSQSLPKSKSYSITAGGGNKATQHRDALLAAVLGGSKQHKQQQHSKQQLQQQLEEVTSPGDDMYTTHTTTSSMYHHHHHQQHQQVGSSGGVLFQPPHSVRQSLGVAVLPSAINRSFYAERQKLRSIGDSSQELDSSGNDSGSANNTANDSANGGRTNGCASSEMSDSQRSLSEGRLVDSDYSHDPLSQSHDSVFSESASASLFSNRDYQAELSDVLRKRNRHRQDASEEDLGLPRSPASPQRRVERTTQRTHHASSKHTTTTVTSSSATTGGNHSEVSSLSLLSMNSGDGDELFTASTANNSTISTKEYVQERSMTATSSTLSGRSVTRSSTVSTTSVSSEIYRHSSSGSLASDTTRDEPDLLGAKCQRLSHSAAKHKMALRPAKKKGPSRLHRRTLETSIPEANEDTLRLANNPLLDIKEHDIKAKTRSLPPSVNTKVLEQHAVESKKVASPSKSKTKSSNTSNEQMLNVKRTKIEKHEKTTESGKHTTNTTTVTTSSSSSSSGSISAATNLFGLRTLTAKATALFEPPQESSTDPTPSEQELKREKEREKLKEKEKEKLKEKEREKDAASSQMENADSGFLRRLIQRNSKRSATRSNNTNSNNSNTNNSNNSNANNSNPNNNSNTKNCAPAAVEKLDVNPSETDAKSKVQVSTSCLDVKATPEPSLTKLDKSRSALSYEQNIEETRKDIKREIMSVGSTGLNAMLNTHNLTVYNNSGSSVKEATPASSPQKPKSGAASRQRYLPQDIGSLERKLTTATNTTAHDSHASSTSSILSKCSQQEIFQSTSIIREITASQASSVNSLSSVSKLSEHHYEKKPKIVGLSAFQQKISRSNDSVVRYGSNAQSTNSLDAADETHVFSSSQEQKQRKVVEKSRSFRTYQEEAYATPTAVHNNMPSLPDLTLNLRVPYNDYTPVVKDNADVSVETQEEKVTRVNTTRSESNGNLHATSSNYNFIKNISVKSSPTKTNAITPNTDESNNNGELLVKSPFINVLRKPTSTTSLEEKPVVVTVSAANSNRKSVEQINALPKASPISLITVVPPTAAEVLKAEQPLRPKVLHLRDSNASIDTSTSTDELKLTPTTAAVPLREKSKLKSNVAVANVRNSMDILAANAKDVERKSAPAPVVQAQASKQAQCVKTTRRSTSLLDSPPAQSQNGSEERGGAVKLHDSTSGSSTPNDDGVPEFMRIQLNRVDPARIAKSANVVLAKNVREVQAPTQQQQQTQAQQVHQEKQQQQQQVTKEANNERNTNLEDLSLRRLSNESVEIVEKASPTEADKQKPIFDMSPTSNNNNNKSPTKIHVLVSALPPRSPIKKQQSIVTLSPTTPTTPPIEADESALLRMKSPDAPADAAATLSSKKLSLQERKRLFMSEEKLKTDKRIEELRNERKKSITEEVYRKSFAKSEEKLETSEKAACGESVVMMRKKSFCATTQACASTNGNRDDATPELMKVFARRSLKIKDEDINALADKIHISNGGGSGSGNSAKKFAATQQNVDSDKENQSASEEKLDKLPKLESSLELQSHVGGKLSNGVNNRNSLADFRTKSAVGGASPANGLSLNNNNNNNNHTAANNSTTGVVNNTTANNSNNGISSDANKRSFLPPIKVAGFRAIPIERNNSVSKIYPTTACETLNNNNNNNNSNSNNLNNNNHNHLQQQNGKTHERQSLNIKALECNSSGSSSSMNSSSSSNTSALTKTIERSATVSEFKGIHQRRAEWEQRAKEALK
- the LOC105219588 gene encoding probable serine/threonine-protein kinase DDB_G0267686 isoform X3, encoding MVAGNGGTLIVQNTHLKQSLAAELSDVLRKRNRHRQDASEEDLGLPRSPASPQRRVERTTQRTHHASSKHTTTTVTSSSATTGGNHSEVSSLSLLSMNSGDGDELFTASTANNSTISTKEYVQERSMTATSSTLSGRSVTRSSTVSTTSVSSEIYRHSSSGSLASDTTRDEPDLLGAKCQRLSHSAAKHKMALRPAKKKGPSRLHRRTLETSIPEANEDTLRLANNPLLDIKEHDIKAKTRSLPPSVNTKVLEQHAVESKKVASPSKSKTKSSNTSNEQMLNVKRTKIEKHEKTTESGKHTTNTTTVTTSSSSSSSGSISAATNLFGLRTLTAKATALFEPPQESSTDPTPSEQELKREKEREKLKEKEKEKLKEKEREKDAASSQMENADSGFLRRLIQRNSKRSATRSNNTNSNNSNTNNSNNSNANNSNPNNNSNTKNCAPAAVEKLDVNPSETDAKSKVQVSTSCLDVKATPEPSLTKLDKSRSALSYEQNIEETRKDIKREIMSVGSTGLNAMLNTHNLTVYNNSGSSVKEATPASSPQKPKSGAASRQRYLPQDIGSLERKLTTATNTTAHDSHASSTSSILSKCSQQEIFQSTSIIREITASQASSVNSLSSVSKLSEHHYEKKPKIVGLSAFQQKISRSNDSVVRYGSNAQSTNSLDAADETHVFSSSQEQKQRKVVEKSRSFRTYQEEAYATPTAVHNNMPSLPDLTLNLRVPYNDYTPVVKDNADVSVETQEEKVTRVNTTRSESNGNLHATSSNYNFIKNISVKSSPTKTNAITPNTDESNNNGELLVKSPFINVLRKPTSTTSLEEKPVVVTVSAANSNRKSVEQINALPKASPISLITVVPPTAAEVLKAEQPLRPKVLHLRDSNASIDTSTSTDELKLTPTTAAVPLREKSKLKSNVAVANVRNSMDILAANAKDVERKSAPAPVVQAQASKQAQCVKTTRRSTSLLDSPPAQSQNGSEERGGAVKLHDSTSGSSTPNDDGVPEFMRIQLNRVDPARIAKSANVVLAKNVREVQAPTQQQQQTQAQQVHQEKQQQQQQVTKEANNERNTNLEDLSLRRLSNESVEIVEKASPTEADKQKPIFDMSPTSNNNNNKSPTKIHVLVSALPPRSPIKKQQSIVTLSPTTPTTPPIEADESALLRMKSPDAPADAAATLSSKKLSLQERKRLFMSEEKLKTDKRIEELRNERKKSITEEVYRKSFAKSEEKLETSEKAACGESVVMMRKKSFCATTQACASTNGNRDDATPELMKVFARRSLKIKDEDINALADKIHISNGGGSGSGNSAKKFAATQQNVDSDKENQSASEEKLDKLPKLESSLELQSHVGGKLSNGVNNRNSLADFRTKSAVGGASPANGLSLNNNNNNNNHTAANNSTTGVVNNTTANNSNNGISSDANKRSFLPPIKVAGFRAIPIERNNSVSKIYPTTACETLNNNNNNNNSNSNNLNNNNHNHLQQQNGKTHERQSLNIKALECNSSGSSSSMNSSSSSNTSALTKTIERSATVSEFKGIHQRRAEWEQRAKEALK